From Candidatus Brocadiaceae bacterium, the proteins below share one genomic window:
- a CDS encoding glycine zipper domain-containing protein has product MKTCSALLNIRKKGFGLLAIMTMISLVVFFIAGSHVISAAELFVYPKEGQSVDQTNRDKFECHEWAKQQTGIDPFTLATDTTPKQTTEKGGAFRGAARGATIGVIGGAIGGDAGKGAAIGGAVGALGGTMRKRQSEKEQQQTYEQANRQKQAMLDTYERAYRACLEGRGYTVQ; this is encoded by the coding sequence ATGAAAACGTGTAGTGCGCTTCTTAATATCAGGAAAAAGGGGTTCGGTCTTTTAGCAATCATGACAATGATTTCTCTCGTTGTGTTTTTTATCGCCGGTAGTCACGTCATTTCAGCAGCAGAATTATTTGTGTATCCGAAAGAAGGCCAGAGCGTGGATCAGACAAACCGTGACAAATTTGAATGCCATGAATGGGCAAAGCAACAGACAGGCATTGATCCTTTCACACTGGCAACTGATACAACCCCAAAGCAGACCACTGAAAAGGGAGGCGCCTTCAGGGGGGCGGCCCGAGGAGCCACAATTGGTGTTATCGGTGGCGCTATAGGCGGGGACGCAGGTAAAGGGGCGGCAATAGGTGGAGCGGTTGGCGCTTTAGGAGGTACCATGCGCAAACGACAGTCAGAAAAGGAGCAGCAGCAGACCTACGAGCAGGCAAACCGGCAAAAACAGGCCATGCTGGACACGTATGAACGTGCCTACCGTGCATGCCTTGAAGGCCGTGGTTATACCGTACAGTAA
- the rbbA gene encoding ribosome-associated ATPase/putative transporter RbbA produces MLPSASQSAGTPVVSIKDVTHRYGSVVALNDISLDIPSGCMVGIIGPDGVGKSTLMAIVAGSKKMQEGKVTVLGGDISDARHRSEVCPQIAYMPQGLGKNLYLELSVHENIDFMARLFGLSAAERPARVKELLDATGLGPFPDRPAGKLSGGMKQKVGLCGALVHEPDLLILDEPTTGVDPLSRRQFWTLIDDIRKGRPGMSVVISTAYMDEAQKWDWIVAMDAGRVLATGTPAELMKHTNTRDLEQCFIALLPEERRTGHKEVTIPPRSEAKSEIVIEAKGLTRRFGSFTAVDHVSLSIERGEIFGFLGSNGCGKSTTMKMLTGLLPPTEGTATLFGQSVEAGSVEVRNQIGYMTQAFSLYGELTVRQNLVLDARLYHIPPEKTKARIEELVKKFGLGAHIDALAADLPLGMRQRLSLAVAVLHEPEMLILDEPTSGVDPVARDSFWELLIDLSRKQGVTIFVTTHFMNEAMRCDRISLMNSGKVLACDAPQKLIEERGADTLEDAFIGYMEDAIREVAPKGESKDKVSTSAPPAGQPATQPRPSEHRAGWFSFVRMLAYTNNETMQIRRDPVRLAFAFIGSALLMLIFGFGITSDVEHVRYASLDLDQSPESRSYLEQFAGAQRYFTPAPPIRSAEEALERLQSNDVSLVVEVPPDFGRDFRRGSKPDISAAVDGADPYRGETIAQYAAGVHDTLMRDPGSGLSSGPEKYTADIQTRFMYNPTFESIYTIVPSVPSLLLVLIPAVLMAVSVVREKELGSIINFYVTPTGRLEYLVGKQIPYIAIGMMNYFILAIMARVVFGVPIKGSFLMLTVCTLLYLIVTTGIGMVISTFTSSQVAAVFVTAILTILPTTQFSGLLQPVSTLEGRAQFIGSIWPTTYYMHSSVGAYTKGLGPDFLLQDLIFLACCVPILLTVSVVSMRKQEK; encoded by the coding sequence ATGTTGCCCTCCGCGTCTCAATCCGCCGGCACGCCGGTGGTCTCCATTAAGGATGTCACCCATCGCTATGGGAGCGTTGTGGCGCTCAATGACATTTCCCTCGATATCCCGAGCGGCTGCATGGTCGGCATCATCGGGCCTGATGGCGTAGGTAAGTCCACGCTCATGGCCATTGTTGCCGGTTCCAAGAAGATGCAGGAGGGGAAGGTAACGGTCCTGGGAGGGGACATCTCTGATGCCCGGCACCGGAGCGAAGTGTGCCCGCAGATCGCCTACATGCCCCAGGGTTTGGGGAAGAACCTCTACCTGGAGCTCAGCGTTCATGAAAACATTGACTTTATGGCGAGGCTCTTCGGACTCTCCGCGGCGGAGCGTCCGGCCCGCGTTAAAGAACTGCTCGATGCCACCGGGCTTGGCCCGTTTCCCGATCGTCCCGCCGGCAAGCTCTCGGGCGGAATGAAACAGAAAGTGGGTCTCTGCGGAGCGTTGGTTCACGAACCGGACCTTCTTATCCTCGATGAGCCCACTACGGGAGTTGATCCGCTTTCCCGGCGGCAATTCTGGACGCTCATTGACGATATTCGCAAGGGCCGACCCGGCATGAGCGTCGTCATTTCCACCGCCTACATGGACGAGGCGCAAAAGTGGGACTGGATCGTTGCGATGGACGCCGGACGGGTGCTGGCGACAGGAACGCCGGCGGAGCTGATGAAACATACGAATACCAGGGATCTGGAGCAATGCTTCATCGCCCTGCTGCCGGAGGAGAGACGCACCGGCCACAAAGAGGTAACCATCCCGCCGCGATCAGAGGCCAAATCGGAAATCGTCATCGAGGCTAAGGGCCTGACGCGCCGCTTTGGCAGCTTCACCGCGGTTGACCACGTCAGCCTGTCGATCGAGCGGGGCGAGATCTTCGGCTTCCTCGGCTCCAACGGCTGCGGTAAATCCACGACCATGAAGATGTTGACGGGGCTGCTGCCTCCCACAGAAGGGACTGCTACGCTCTTCGGCCAGTCGGTTGAGGCCGGAAGCGTCGAGGTACGCAATCAAATCGGCTACATGACGCAAGCATTCTCACTTTACGGAGAACTGACCGTGCGCCAGAACCTGGTGCTTGATGCACGCCTGTATCACATCCCGCCCGAGAAGACAAAAGCGCGCATTGAGGAGTTGGTGAAAAAATTCGGTCTGGGCGCGCATATCGATGCGTTGGCCGCGGACCTGCCGCTGGGCATGCGTCAGCGGCTTTCCCTGGCGGTCGCCGTTCTGCACGAGCCGGAAATGCTGATTCTGGATGAACCTACGTCGGGGGTCGATCCGGTTGCCCGGGACAGCTTCTGGGAACTCTTGATTGATCTTTCGCGGAAACAGGGCGTTACGATCTTTGTAACGACACACTTTATGAATGAGGCGATGCGCTGTGACAGAATTTCCCTGATGAACTCGGGTAAGGTGCTGGCGTGCGACGCCCCGCAGAAGCTGATAGAGGAGCGCGGTGCCGACACCCTTGAGGATGCCTTTATCGGCTATATGGAAGACGCTATTAGAGAAGTCGCGCCCAAAGGTGAGAGCAAGGACAAAGTGTCCACCAGCGCACCCCCGGCCGGGCAGCCTGCGACTCAACCAAGACCGTCAGAGCACCGTGCCGGCTGGTTCAGCTTTGTCCGGATGCTTGCCTACACGAATAATGAAACCATGCAGATCCGCCGCGACCCGGTGCGCCTGGCCTTCGCCTTCATTGGTTCGGCATTACTGATGCTCATCTTTGGCTTTGGAATTACCTCCGACGTCGAACATGTTCGCTATGCCTCGCTCGATCTCGATCAGTCGCCGGAAAGCCGTTCGTATCTGGAACAGTTCGCCGGGGCCCAGCGTTACTTCACTCCCGCGCCACCAATCAGATCCGCAGAAGAGGCGCTGGAAAGACTGCAATCGAATGACGTCTCATTGGTTGTTGAAGTTCCGCCGGATTTTGGCAGGGATTTCCGCAGAGGCTCCAAACCGGATATCTCTGCGGCGGTGGATGGGGCAGACCCATACCGCGGTGAAACCATTGCTCAGTATGCTGCCGGGGTGCACGATACCCTGATGCGTGACCCCGGCAGCGGATTGTCATCGGGCCCGGAAAAGTACACAGCCGATATTCAGACCCGTTTCATGTATAATCCCACGTTCGAAAGTATTTACACGATCGTGCCGAGCGTCCCTTCCCTGCTGCTGGTGCTGATACCGGCGGTGCTCATGGCGGTCAGCGTTGTTCGCGAAAAGGAACTGGGATCCATCATCAACTTCTATGTCACACCTACAGGAAGGCTGGAGTATCTCGTGGGAAAACAGATTCCCTACATTGCGATCGGCATGATGAACTACTTTATCCTGGCGATCATGGCGCGGGTCGTCTTCGGTGTCCCCATCAAGGGAAGTTTCCTCATGCTAACGGTATGCACGCTGCTGTACCTTATCGTGACAACCGGTATCGGCATGGTAATTTCGACGTTTACAAGCAGTCAGGTCGCGGCCGTCTTCGTCACCGCGATTCTGACCATTTTGCCGACCACCCAATTCTCTGGTTTGTTACAGCCGGTCTCGACACTTGAGGGCCGGGCCCAGTTTATTGGCTCGATCTGGCCAACAACGTACTACATGCACTCCAGCGTTGGCGCGTACACCAAGGGGCTTGGCCCCGACTTTCTGTTGCAGGACCTTATTTTTCTGGCTTGCTGCGTCCCGATTCTCCTGACGGTGAGCGTGGTAAGTATGAGAAAGCAGGAGAAATAG
- a CDS encoding DUF4410 domain-containing protein, with product MKNQKKKDAQGHLPLKSPMKSPAEASVLRKKALSIVAGLFALAFIVGCSSTKVSDRHQLVFGKLPRPDNILVFDFVATHGEVPEDSSIAGTYYEHETPQTEEEIETGRQLGLEIATELVKEIRGMGMPAQRYDNEMMPEINDILIRGYLLTINEGSAVKRMTIGFGSGASTLQVAAEGYQVTDQGLRKLGEGTVDAGGSKTPGGVLGVAALVATANPAGLIVGSGIHVYGEKSGKAKIEGRTDQVAKEIAKNLRTRFEEQGWID from the coding sequence ATGAAGAATCAAAAGAAAAAAGATGCGCAGGGTCACCTGCCGCTCAAGTCCCCCATGAAATCACCAGCAGAGGCTTCGGTACTCCGGAAAAAAGCGCTGTCCATTGTGGCGGGTCTTTTCGCCCTGGCATTTATTGTTGGGTGCTCCTCGACCAAGGTCTCCGATCGACATCAACTCGTGTTCGGGAAACTTCCCCGGCCTGATAACATCCTGGTATTTGACTTCGTTGCCACGCACGGCGAGGTTCCGGAGGATTCATCAATAGCCGGCACATATTACGAACACGAAACGCCCCAAACTGAAGAAGAGATCGAAACCGGCCGACAGCTAGGCCTTGAAATTGCGACAGAGTTGGTAAAGGAAATCCGTGGTATGGGAATGCCCGCGCAACGGTATGATAATGAAATGATGCCTGAGATCAACGACATTCTGATTCGGGGTTATCTCCTCACGATTAACGAGGGCAGTGCTGTTAAACGAATGACCATCGGATTTGGCTCCGGTGCATCCACATTACAGGTGGCGGCAGAGGGTTACCAGGTGACGGATCAGGGGCTGCGTAAACTCGGGGAAGGCACCGTGGATGCTGGCGGCAGCAAAACCCCTGGTGGGGTTTTGGGTGTTGCTGCCTTGGTTGCCACCGCCAACCCCGCGGGACTCATCGTTGGTAGTGGTATACATGTGTATGGAGAGAAAAGCGGTAAAGCCAAGATTGAGGGCCGAACCGATCAGGTCGCGAAGGAAATTGCCAAAAATCTCAGGACGCGATTCGAGGAACAGGGCTGGATTGATTAG
- a CDS encoding ABC transporter permease — translation MRTLLNIFWLGLKEIASLLSDLVMVIFLCYAFTMAIYVQATGISTQVNNASIAFVDEDGSALSKELFNAFLPPYFQYPEYIGASEVEDAMDKGQFMFVVVIPTMFESDLRAGRNPDVQVNVDATAMKQAGIGADYIKDIINQRVSTFLKRTDEKAREPVNLIVRRMFNPNGISSWFTSVVAIINQVTLLTVVLTGAAVIREREHGTLEHLLVMPLSAFEIAMAKVWANGMVILIATGFSLFLIVKTVLQVPFAGSIPLWFCGVVLYLFFTTALGIFLGTISRSMAQFALLIVLVIVLMQLLSGGTTPIESQPKWLQYITFFLPSRHFVSFSQVIIYRGGGISAVWTNFLMVGAIGLGFFVYSLVLFRKSIAVTK, via the coding sequence ATGAGGACACTTCTGAACATCTTCTGGCTCGGGCTCAAGGAAATTGCCAGCCTGCTGAGCGATCTGGTGATGGTGATATTCCTCTGCTATGCGTTCACGATGGCTATATACGTCCAGGCAACGGGCATTTCGACGCAGGTCAACAACGCATCGATCGCCTTTGTGGACGAGGACGGTTCCGCCTTGTCCAAGGAACTGTTCAATGCCTTCCTGCCTCCGTATTTTCAGTATCCTGAGTATATCGGGGCAAGTGAGGTCGAAGACGCAATGGACAAAGGCCAGTTCATGTTTGTGGTTGTAATCCCGACCATGTTCGAATCAGACCTTCGCGCCGGCCGGAATCCGGATGTCCAGGTAAACGTAGACGCAACCGCGATGAAACAGGCAGGTATCGGTGCGGACTATATCAAGGACATCATCAACCAGCGCGTCTCCACCTTTCTCAAACGTACGGACGAGAAGGCACGTGAGCCTGTCAATCTGATCGTTCGCCGGATGTTCAACCCGAACGGCATATCTTCCTGGTTTACCAGCGTCGTGGCCATTATCAATCAGGTGACCCTGCTGACGGTAGTTCTGACAGGCGCCGCGGTGATCCGCGAACGTGAGCACGGGACGCTGGAACACTTGCTGGTGATGCCGTTGTCCGCCTTCGAAATCGCGATGGCGAAGGTGTGGGCCAACGGCATGGTGATTCTTATCGCGACGGGTTTTTCACTCTTTCTGATCGTGAAGACCGTGCTGCAGGTGCCGTTTGCGGGCTCGATCCCGCTGTGGTTCTGTGGTGTCGTGCTCTATCTGTTCTTCACGACGGCGCTGGGAATATTCCTGGGCACGATTTCGCGATCCATGGCTCAGTTTGCGCTCCTGATCGTCCTGGTAATCGTCCTGATGCAGCTTCTTTCCGGCGGTACGACGCCTATCGAAAGCCAGCCCAAGTGGTTGCAGTACATAACGTTCTTCCTGCCTTCACGGCATTTCGTCAGCTTCTCGCAGGTGATTATCTATCGTGGCGGCGGCATTAGTGCGGTCTGGACTAATTTCCTGATGGTAGGCGCAATCGGTCTTGGGTTCTTCGTATACAGCCTGGTGCTCTTCCGGAAGTCGATCGCGGTGACAAAATAG
- a CDS encoding MlaD family protein yields MSRKANYFKIGVFVVSASIIAIIAIVALGVGTMFQEKIMLETYIDGAVKGLNVGSPLKLRGVQIGSVEEIVFVGEEYPLDPESEEFLKYGQYILIKMSLKPRREITEKKRLAYMERLIKKGLRVRLASQGITGAAFLEADYLDPEKHPPLKIVWKPKTYYLPSAPSTFTELTDSVERILTKLEQMDILGMTDGVKNTLSIMSDTMKDANVKNLSRKAEELLTDFKETNRLLSSSITSELPEILTDLRKTLHRFNNMISHEEQDIGISADNIRMITENIRELTENTKKYPSHLLFGNPPPPSKFGGTQR; encoded by the coding sequence ATGAGTAGAAAGGCAAATTATTTTAAAATTGGCGTGTTTGTCGTGAGCGCCTCAATAATAGCAATTATTGCGATTGTTGCCTTAGGGGTAGGCACGATGTTCCAGGAAAAAATTATGCTGGAGACATACATCGACGGGGCCGTGAAGGGACTGAACGTTGGTTCGCCCCTGAAATTGAGAGGCGTTCAGATCGGCAGCGTTGAGGAAATTGTTTTTGTCGGAGAAGAATACCCGCTGGACCCTGAGAGTGAGGAATTTCTCAAATACGGGCAATACATACTTATTAAGATGTCCCTGAAACCCCGGCGGGAAATTACGGAAAAAAAACGTCTTGCGTATATGGAAAGATTGATTAAAAAAGGATTGCGTGTTCGCCTTGCTTCTCAGGGTATTACCGGAGCAGCATTTCTTGAGGCGGACTACCTGGATCCGGAAAAACATCCACCCCTGAAAATTGTCTGGAAACCGAAGACCTACTATCTCCCCTCCGCGCCCAGTACGTTTACGGAACTTACTGATTCTGTGGAAAGGATTCTGACAAAACTGGAACAGATGGATATTCTGGGCATGACAGATGGTGTTAAAAATACGCTGAGCATTATGTCTGACACCATGAAAGACGCAAACGTAAAGAACCTCAGCAGGAAGGCGGAAGAACTTCTTACCGACTTCAAGGAAACAAACCGGCTTCTTTCCAGCTCCATTACCAGTGAACTGCCTGAAATCCTTACGGATCTGAGAAAAACCCTGCACCGGTTTAATAACATGATTTCCCATGAAGAGCAGGATATCGGAATATCGGCGGATAACATCAGGATGATTACGGAAAATATCAGGGAATTGACGGAAAATACAAAAAAATATCCCTCTCATCTCCTGTTTGGAAATCCACCGCCACCCTCAAAATTCGGAGGAACTCAACGATGA
- a CDS encoding DUF2092 domain-containing protein, with amino-acid sequence MKHPFFFFVFAFVNIGIFQHTFSYAQQTVQEKSPSVEPVADTLLMQMSEYLKSAERFTVRSQATFEKVFSGNQKIQYGETVQASVRRPDRLHVDIQGDLINHRFRYDGKKISMLDTNMNIYAAADAPADIDSMLRFAAQHFGITAPLADLVITDPYANLIQNVTSGTYVGLHTVHGIPCHHLAFTQENLDWQIWIEDGRTQVPRKLVITYKLAEGAPQYTALLSDWNFSPHLPDSVFTFIAPEDAEETEFLPLEKKVPEKIGSSHAADTDHSSQ; translated from the coding sequence ATGAAACACCCGTTTTTTTTCTTTGTTTTTGCTTTCGTGAACATAGGTATCTTTCAGCATACGTTTTCTTACGCACAACAAACGGTACAGGAAAAGTCTCCGTCTGTTGAGCCAGTGGCTGATACACTCCTCATGCAAATGAGTGAGTATCTCAAATCAGCTGAGCGGTTCACCGTTCGCTCACAGGCCACCTTTGAAAAGGTTTTCTCCGGTAACCAGAAGATTCAGTATGGAGAGACGGTTCAGGCCTCTGTAAGACGTCCTGACCGGCTGCATGTTGATATTCAGGGCGATCTCATTAATCATCGGTTCAGGTATGACGGAAAGAAGATCTCCATGCTGGACACGAATATGAACATTTATGCTGCCGCAGACGCACCTGCCGACATTGATTCCATGCTGCGTTTCGCGGCTCAACATTTTGGAATTACCGCGCCACTGGCCGACCTGGTGATTACCGATCCCTACGCAAACCTGATTCAAAACGTAACATCCGGCACCTATGTCGGCCTGCACACGGTTCATGGCATTCCCTGTCACCACCTGGCATTTACCCAGGAAAATCTCGACTGGCAGATATGGATAGAGGATGGCAGGACACAGGTGCCACGAAAACTTGTCATTACCTACAAGTTGGCAGAAGGCGCCCCGCAATACACGGCGCTTCTTTCAGACTGGAATTTTTCGCCACATTTGCCGGACAGCGTATTTACCTTTATCGCACCGGAAGATGCGGAAGAGACGGAATTCCTGCCTCTTGAAAAAAAGGTGCCGGAAAAAATCGGCTCTTCTCATGCTGCCGATACTGATCACTCTTCGCAATGA
- a CDS encoding MlaE family lipid ABC transporter permease subunit yields MKVSETNNLRQCTARFHTDLSTGGGMLTITIAGRLDSATTGAVWRESTEALGKTPTRKLLVDASGIEYCDGSGIGLLVELRRRQESTGGEMELRGLRAEFLQLLDLFNPKEFAVLSLEKPKKINLAEEVGRSTVTVWDNIHALISFVGELCVALSRAALNPHRIRWKDAFLVAETAGVNAFPIVALISFLIGLIMAFQSAIPMRQFGAEIFVADLIALSMLRELGPLMTAIVVAGRTSSAFAAELGTMKVNEEIDALTTMGLDPVRFLVVPRVLAAIVMMPILTIFSNLLGVMGGSVVLLSLGYPLVSYFNRIVSSADYVDFLGGLFKSFVFGIIVAGIGCLCGLQTKTGASAVGDSTTRAVVRAIIIIVITDGLFSVVYFYLGI; encoded by the coding sequence ATGAAAGTTTCTGAAACAAACAACCTGCGACAATGTACGGCAAGGTTCCATACCGATCTGAGCACAGGGGGAGGAATGCTCACCATAACGATAGCGGGTCGTCTGGACTCGGCGACTACCGGCGCTGTCTGGCGTGAGTCCACTGAAGCGCTCGGGAAAACTCCGACAAGAAAGCTGCTTGTTGATGCCTCCGGAATCGAGTACTGCGATGGATCAGGCATCGGTCTGCTGGTAGAACTCCGCAGGCGTCAGGAGTCCACAGGTGGCGAAATGGAACTCCGGGGACTCCGTGCCGAATTTCTCCAGCTTCTCGATCTTTTTAACCCAAAAGAATTTGCCGTACTCTCATTAGAAAAGCCAAAAAAAATCAATCTCGCGGAAGAAGTTGGACGTTCAACCGTTACCGTCTGGGACAATATCCACGCCCTCATTTCATTCGTGGGAGAATTGTGTGTTGCTCTTTCCCGGGCAGCGCTGAACCCCCACCGGATACGATGGAAGGATGCGTTCCTTGTGGCGGAAACCGCGGGGGTCAATGCCTTTCCCATTGTCGCCCTTATCAGCTTCCTGATCGGATTAATCATGGCATTTCAATCTGCCATTCCCATGCGGCAATTCGGGGCGGAGATTTTTGTGGCAGATCTCATCGCGCTCTCCATGCTGAGGGAGCTTGGCCCTCTCATGACCGCCATTGTCGTGGCAGGACGTACCAGCTCTGCATTTGCCGCAGAACTTGGCACCATGAAAGTGAACGAAGAAATAGACGCGCTCACTACCATGGGACTCGATCCCGTCCGGTTTCTTGTGGTGCCCCGTGTCCTTGCTGCCATTGTCATGATGCCTATTCTGACGATCTTCTCCAACCTGCTCGGGGTAATGGGAGGTTCCGTAGTGTTGCTTTCCCTGGGTTATCCGCTTGTTTCATATTTCAACCGGATTGTATCCTCGGCAGATTATGTCGATTTCCTGGGAGGTCTTTTTAAATCCTTTGTGTTTGGGATCATCGTTGCGGGAATTGGTTGTCTCTGTGGCCTGCAGACAAAAACCGGGGCCAGCGCCGTTGGTGATTCCACCACACGGGCAGTCGTCAGGGCCATTATTATTATTGTCATTACTGATGGTCTCTTTTCCGTGGTGTATTTTTATTTAGGCATTTAA
- a CDS encoding nucleotidyltransferase domain-containing protein, which yields MKRENLENLKPEVETLAKRYNLSLVCLYGSQVKGKIHQESDIDIAVLGAESISIDDLIDLNNEFARIFGVKELDVKSLHHTGPQS from the coding sequence GTGAAGAGAGAAAATTTAGAAAATTTGAAACCAGAGGTAGAAACGCTTGCAAAGAGATACAATTTATCGTTGGTATGTCTGTATGGCTCGCAGGTAAAGGGGAAAATTCACCAGGAGAGCGATATCGACATTGCAGTATTAGGGGCTGAGTCAATTTCCATTGATGATTTAATTGACTTGAATAATGAATTTGCGCGAATCTTTGGAGTGAAAGAATTGGACGTAAAATCATTGCATCATACAGGTCCTCAAAGTTGA
- a CDS encoding ATP-binding cassette domain-containing protein → MSSSNRETIIQAKNITVAYGDAVIIDNISFEVFRGEVFVILGGSGCGKSTLLKQMIGLYKPAAGNIFIDGDDIVSVEGDERLEILRKIGVMYQSGALFGSMTLFENVRIPLEEFTDLPPAAMDLIVQMKLKLVGLHGFENHMPSELSGGMQKRAAIARAMVLDPQILFFDEPSAGLDPITSAELDQLILNIARNQKSTVVIVTHELPSIYTIADRVIMLDKRVKKIVAEGRPQDLRDHSDNPWVRQFFKREASSKVS, encoded by the coding sequence ATGAGTAGTAGCAACAGGGAAACTATTATCCAGGCAAAAAATATCACCGTCGCTTACGGTGATGCGGTTATTATTGACAACATCTCCTTTGAGGTTTTCAGGGGCGAAGTCTTTGTCATCCTTGGAGGTTCTGGTTGCGGCAAGAGCACCCTGCTCAAACAAATGATCGGTTTATACAAACCTGCTGCCGGCAATATATTCATTGACGGCGATGATATTGTATCAGTGGAAGGAGACGAACGCCTGGAGATTTTGAGAAAGATCGGGGTTATGTATCAGAGCGGGGCGCTTTTCGGCTCAATGACCCTCTTTGAGAATGTGCGCATCCCCCTGGAGGAGTTTACGGATCTTCCGCCTGCGGCCATGGACCTTATCGTTCAGATGAAATTGAAACTGGTTGGTCTCCACGGGTTTGAGAACCATATGCCTTCCGAACTCAGCGGGGGCATGCAGAAACGCGCTGCCATAGCCAGGGCCATGGTCCTTGATCCGCAAATCCTTTTTTTCGATGAACCTTCCGCGGGACTCGACCCCATTACCTCTGCCGAACTGGATCAGCTCATATTAAATATAGCACGCAACCAGAAAAGCACGGTCGTTATTGTAACCCATGAACTTCCCAGCATCTATACGATTGCCGACCGGGTCATTATGCTGGACAAACGGGTCAAGAAGATTGTAGCAGAAGGTCGGCCTCAGGACCTGCGGGACCACAGCGATAACCCCTGGGTACGCCAGTTTTTTAAACGAGAGGCGTCTTCAAAGGTATCTTGA
- a CDS encoding DUF3313 domain-containing protein produces MAQKKPFVYCLWCGLFLLSFVACSTQKPVPSGFLGDYSSLKPSSRTKGAYVYFHPDLEIKNYTQFIVDPVMIQPHPEAENRIVHQDEIRELAEYFHQEIITALEDQYPIVETPGNGILVIKTAITDVAPDLPYVTVNPETATAVQDLGGASMEAAFIDSMSGEIVAAVMDSRIAPQNKLSVSRTRWGNTKQVLSQWAQLLRLRMDEFHGK; encoded by the coding sequence ATGGCACAAAAAAAACCTTTCGTCTATTGTTTGTGGTGCGGGTTGTTCCTGCTTTCCTTTGTCGCCTGCTCCACCCAAAAGCCCGTACCTTCCGGCTTTCTTGGTGATTATTCCTCCTTAAAACCCAGCTCCAGGACAAAAGGCGCATATGTCTATTTTCATCCTGACCTGGAAATAAAGAACTATACGCAGTTTATTGTTGATCCTGTCATGATACAACCACATCCAGAAGCAGAAAACCGCATTGTTCATCAGGATGAAATCAGGGAATTGGCAGAATATTTTCACCAGGAGATCATTACCGCGCTTGAAGACCAGTACCCGATTGTTGAGACACCGGGAAACGGGATTCTGGTGATCAAGACAGCGATTACGGATGTGGCCCCCGACCTCCCCTATGTTACCGTAAATCCTGAAACGGCAACAGCCGTTCAAGACCTTGGCGGTGCGTCAATGGAAGCGGCATTTATCGATTCGATGAGCGGAGAAATCGTTGCCGCCGTTATGGACTCACGTATAGCCCCACAAAACAAACTATCGGTCAGTCGCACGAGATGGGGCAATACGAAACAAGTACTGAGTCAATGGGCACAATTACTCCGTTTGAGAATGGATGAATTTCACGGGAAATGA